A genomic segment from Mustela lutreola isolate mMusLut2 chromosome 15, mMusLut2.pri, whole genome shotgun sequence encodes:
- the MIF4GD gene encoding MIF4G domain-containing protein isoform X1, with the protein MGDPGREEYKIQSFDAETQQLLKTALKDPGAVDLEKVANVIVDHSLHDCVFSKEAGRMCYAIIQAESKQAGQSVFRRGLLNRLQQEYQAREQLRARSLQGWVCYVTFICNIFDYLRVNNMPMMALVNPVYDCLFRLAQPDSLSKEEEVDCLVLQLHRVGEQLEKMNRQRMDELFVLIRDGFLLPSGLSSLAQLLLLEIIEFRAAGWKTTPAAHKALVVKSLQQFM; encoded by the exons ATGGGGGATCCTGGTAGAGAGGAGTATAAAATCCAGTCTTTTGATGCAGAGACTCAGCAGCTGCTGAAGACAGCACTCAAAG ATCCAGGTGCCGTGGACTTGGAAAAGGTGGCCAATGTGATTGTGGACCATTCTCTGCACGACTGTGTGTTCAGCAAAGAAGCAGGACGCATGTGCTATGCCATCATTCAG GctgagagcaagcaagcaggcCAGAGTGTCTTCCGACGGGGACTCCTCAACCGGTTGCAGCAGGAGTACCAGGCTCGGGAGCAGCTGCGAGCCCGGTCTCTGCAGGGCTGGGTCTGCTACGTCACCTTTATCTGCAACATTTTTGACTACCTGAGG GTGAACAACATGCCCATGATGGCCCTGGTGAACCCCGTTTATGACTGCCTCTTCCGGCTGGCGCAGCCTGACAGTCTGagcaaggaggaggag GTGGACTGCCTGGTGCTGCAGCTGCACCGCGTGGGGGAGCAGCTGGAGAAGATGAACCGGCAGCGCATGGATGAGCTCTTTGTCCTGATCCGAGACGGCTTCCTGCTCCCAAGCGGCCTCAGCTCCCTggcccagctgctgctgctggagatCATCGAATTTCGGGCAGCCGGCTGGAAGACGACCCCGGCTGCGCACAA GGCCCTGGTTGTGAAAAGCCTCCAGCAGTTCATGTGA
- the MIF4GD gene encoding MIF4G domain-containing protein isoform X2 yields MGDPGREEYKIQSFDAETQQLLKTALKDPGAVDLEKVANVIVDHSLHDCVFSKEAGRMCYAIIQAESKQAGQSVFRRGLLNRLQQEYQAREQLRARSLQGWVCYVTFICNIFDYLRVNNMPMMALVNPVYDCLFRLAQPDSLSKEEEVDCLVLQLHRVGEQLEKMNRQRMDELFVLIRDGFLLPSGLSSLAQLLLLEIIEFRAAGWKTTPAAHKYYYSEVSD; encoded by the exons ATGGGGGATCCTGGTAGAGAGGAGTATAAAATCCAGTCTTTTGATGCAGAGACTCAGCAGCTGCTGAAGACAGCACTCAAAG ATCCAGGTGCCGTGGACTTGGAAAAGGTGGCCAATGTGATTGTGGACCATTCTCTGCACGACTGTGTGTTCAGCAAAGAAGCAGGACGCATGTGCTATGCCATCATTCAG GctgagagcaagcaagcaggcCAGAGTGTCTTCCGACGGGGACTCCTCAACCGGTTGCAGCAGGAGTACCAGGCTCGGGAGCAGCTGCGAGCCCGGTCTCTGCAGGGCTGGGTCTGCTACGTCACCTTTATCTGCAACATTTTTGACTACCTGAGG GTGAACAACATGCCCATGATGGCCCTGGTGAACCCCGTTTATGACTGCCTCTTCCGGCTGGCGCAGCCTGACAGTCTGagcaaggaggaggag GTGGACTGCCTGGTGCTGCAGCTGCACCGCGTGGGGGAGCAGCTGGAGAAGATGAACCGGCAGCGCATGGATGAGCTCTTTGTCCTGATCCGAGACGGCTTCCTGCTCCCAAGCGGCCTCAGCTCCCTggcccagctgctgctgctggagatCATCGAATTTCGGGCAGCCGGCTGGAAGACGACCCCGGCTGCGCACAAGTATTACTACAGCGAGGTCTCCGACTAG
- the MRPS7 gene encoding small ribosomal subunit protein uS7m isoform X3, with product MNAVSHRFRTLRSLSAVSRHSLRLTQVRWSRYSPEYRDPQTDKEYYRKPLAELTEEEKCEQELRKTQLIKAAPAAKTSSVFEDPVISKFINMMMKGGNKVLARSLMTQTLEAVKRKQFEKYHAASAEEQATIERNPYTIFHQALKNCEPVIGLVPILRGGHFYQGPGSLRIHQPPPPRPATPLPFRPRCCVVPVPLPARRRRFLAMKWMLTECREKKHRRTLMPEKLSHELLEAFHNQGPVIKKKHDMHKMAEANRALAHYRWW from the exons ATGAATGCAGTGTCGCACAGATTTAGGACTCTGCGTAGCCTTTCCGCCGTCTCCCGTCACTCGCTCAG GCTAACCCAGGTGAGGTGGAGCCGCTATAGTCCTGAATACAGGGATCCACAGACTGACAAGGAGTATTACCGCAAGCCCTTGGCGGAGCTGACTGAGGAGGAGAAGTGTGAACAGGAACTCAGGAAGACTCAGCTTATCAAAGCTGCCCCAGCAGCGAAAACAAGCTCTGTGTTTGAAGACCCCGTGATCAG TAAATTCATCAACATGATGATGAAAGGAGGAAACAAAGTACTGGCCAGATCCCTCATGACACAG ACTCTGGAAGCTGTGAAAAGGAAGCAGTTTGAGAAGTACCATGCTGCTTCTGCTGAGGAACAGGCAACCATCGAACGCAACCCCTACACCATCTTCCACCAAGCTCTGAAAAACTGTGAGCCTGTGATAGGGCTGGTGCCCATCCTCAGAGGGGGCCATTTCTACCAG GGACCAGGTTCTCTCAGGATCCACCAGCCACCGCCCCCCAGGCCCGCAACCCCGCTTCCGTTCCGTCCACGATGCTGTGTT GTCCCTGTGCCACTTCCCGCCCGGCGGCGTCGCTTCTTGGCCATGAAGTGGATGCTCACTGAGTGTAGGGAGAAGAAGCACCGGCGGACGCTGATGCCGGAGAAGTTGTCACATGAACTGCTGGAGGCTTTTCACAACCAGGGCCCTGTGATCAAGAAGAAGCATGACATGCACAAGATGGCCGAGGCCAACCGTGCCCTGGCTCACTACCGCTGGTggtag
- the MRPS7 gene encoding small ribosomal subunit protein uS7m isoform X1 — translation MQCRTDLGLCVAFPPSPVTRSGTQKAAFVGSSWPAKMAAPAGKVARGWSVLALTLRTAVPRLPGLTQVRWSRYSPEYRDPQTDKEYYRKPLAELTEEEKCEQELRKTQLIKAAPAAKTSSVFEDPVISKFINMMMKGGNKVLARSLMTQTLEAVKRKQFEKYHAASAEEQATIERNPYTIFHQALKNCEPVIGLVPILRGGHFYQGPGSLRIHQPPPPRPATPLPFRPRCCVVPVPLPARRRRFLAMKWMLTECREKKHRRTLMPEKLSHELLEAFHNQGPVIKKKHDMHKMAEANRALAHYRWW, via the exons ATGCAGTGTCGCACAGATTTAGGACTCTGCGTAGCCTTTCCGCCGTCTCCCGTCACTCGCTCAGGCACGCAGAAGGCAGCCTTCGTGGGGTCCTCGTGGCCAGCCAAGATGGCTGCCCCCGCGGGGAAGGTTGCGCGAGGGTGGTCGGTCCTGGCGCTGACCCTGCGGACTGCTGTCCCGCGGCTTCCAGG GCTAACCCAGGTGAGGTGGAGCCGCTATAGTCCTGAATACAGGGATCCACAGACTGACAAGGAGTATTACCGCAAGCCCTTGGCGGAGCTGACTGAGGAGGAGAAGTGTGAACAGGAACTCAGGAAGACTCAGCTTATCAAAGCTGCCCCAGCAGCGAAAACAAGCTCTGTGTTTGAAGACCCCGTGATCAG TAAATTCATCAACATGATGATGAAAGGAGGAAACAAAGTACTGGCCAGATCCCTCATGACACAG ACTCTGGAAGCTGTGAAAAGGAAGCAGTTTGAGAAGTACCATGCTGCTTCTGCTGAGGAACAGGCAACCATCGAACGCAACCCCTACACCATCTTCCACCAAGCTCTGAAAAACTGTGAGCCTGTGATAGGGCTGGTGCCCATCCTCAGAGGGGGCCATTTCTACCAG GGACCAGGTTCTCTCAGGATCCACCAGCCACCGCCCCCCAGGCCCGCAACCCCGCTTCCGTTCCGTCCACGATGCTGTGTT GTCCCTGTGCCACTTCCCGCCCGGCGGCGTCGCTTCTTGGCCATGAAGTGGATGCTCACTGAGTGTAGGGAGAAGAAGCACCGGCGGACGCTGATGCCGGAGAAGTTGTCACATGAACTGCTGGAGGCTTTTCACAACCAGGGCCCTGTGATCAAGAAGAAGCATGACATGCACAAGATGGCCGAGGCCAACCGTGCCCTGGCTCACTACCGCTGGTggtag
- the MRPS7 gene encoding small ribosomal subunit protein uS7m isoform X2, protein MQCRTDLGLCVAFPPSPVTRSGTQKAAFVGSSWPAKMAAPAGKVARGWSVLALTLRTAVPRLPGLTQVRWSRYSPEYRDPQTDKEYYRKPLAELTEEEKCEQELRKTQLIKAAPAAKTSSVFEDPVISKFINMMMKGGNKVLARSLMTQTLEAVKRKQFEKYHAASAEEQATIERNPYTIFHQALKNCEPVIGLVPILRGGHFYQVPVPLPARRRRFLAMKWMLTECREKKHRRTLMPEKLSHELLEAFHNQGPVIKKKHDMHKMAEANRALAHYRWW, encoded by the exons ATGCAGTGTCGCACAGATTTAGGACTCTGCGTAGCCTTTCCGCCGTCTCCCGTCACTCGCTCAGGCACGCAGAAGGCAGCCTTCGTGGGGTCCTCGTGGCCAGCCAAGATGGCTGCCCCCGCGGGGAAGGTTGCGCGAGGGTGGTCGGTCCTGGCGCTGACCCTGCGGACTGCTGTCCCGCGGCTTCCAGG GCTAACCCAGGTGAGGTGGAGCCGCTATAGTCCTGAATACAGGGATCCACAGACTGACAAGGAGTATTACCGCAAGCCCTTGGCGGAGCTGACTGAGGAGGAGAAGTGTGAACAGGAACTCAGGAAGACTCAGCTTATCAAAGCTGCCCCAGCAGCGAAAACAAGCTCTGTGTTTGAAGACCCCGTGATCAG TAAATTCATCAACATGATGATGAAAGGAGGAAACAAAGTACTGGCCAGATCCCTCATGACACAG ACTCTGGAAGCTGTGAAAAGGAAGCAGTTTGAGAAGTACCATGCTGCTTCTGCTGAGGAACAGGCAACCATCGAACGCAACCCCTACACCATCTTCCACCAAGCTCTGAAAAACTGTGAGCCTGTGATAGGGCTGGTGCCCATCCTCAGAGGGGGCCATTTCTACCAG GTCCCTGTGCCACTTCCCGCCCGGCGGCGTCGCTTCTTGGCCATGAAGTGGATGCTCACTGAGTGTAGGGAGAAGAAGCACCGGCGGACGCTGATGCCGGAGAAGTTGTCACATGAACTGCTGGAGGCTTTTCACAACCAGGGCCCTGTGATCAAGAAGAAGCATGACATGCACAAGATGGCCGAGGCCAACCGTGCCCTGGCTCACTACCGCTGGTggtag